One window from the genome of Eucalyptus grandis isolate ANBG69807.140 chromosome 7, ASM1654582v1, whole genome shotgun sequence encodes:
- the LOC120295736 gene encoding mitogen-activated protein kinase kinase kinase 1-like isoform X2, producing the protein MANREEKKSDNPPCVEEKDHLEALQSLCKPLSFTSLTLLVCKAHGRDSPKMGNKISKVIDGGSSSSKLIGPRPRRSWLEFLFFALNWRIKKAGERIRRLRPKIHSRPPAKVKPVVDDPGRDSLNSLGPQEGLGGDEDSLARHDSNSSLSTSVEDERSDDRNASQPDHNVSSNGSLRRRITSWKKRKLLGSGSCGAVYEAMADDGFFFAVKEVSLLDQGSQGRQNQLQLEQEISLLSQFEHENIVRYLGTDKDGKKLYVFLEFMSKGSLATLYHKCKLRDSQVSAFTRQILNGLKYLHDQKVVHRDIKCANILVDASGTVKLADFGLAKATEMNAAKTFIGSPFWMAPEIVNPKKRSSQSNRSYGLEVDIWSLGCTVLEMLTSQRPYPKLDKAQALYKIGKGKHPPLPRSLSSDARDFILTCLQKNPKDRPSAVQLLNHPFVR; encoded by the exons ATGGCGaatagagaggaaaaaaaatcagataatCCTCCCTGTGTGGAAGAAAAGGATCATCTTGAAGCTTTGCAAAGCCTTTGCAAGCCCCTTTCCTTTACCTCTCTTACCCTTTTGGTTTGCAAAGCGCACGGCAGGGACTCGCCCAAAATGGGGAACAAAATCTCCAAGGTCATCGAtggcggctcctcctcctccaagctGATCGGTCCTCGCCCTCGTAGAAGTTGGCTTGAATTCCTGTTTTTTGCTTTAAATTGGAGAATAAAGAAGGCTGGGGAAAGAATTAGGAGATTGAGGCCTAAAATTCATTCGCGGCCGCCAGCTAAGGTGAAGCCTGTTGTGGACGATCCCGGGCGGGATTCGTTAAATTCATTGGGTCCTCAAGAAGGTCTCGGAGGAGACGAGGATTCTCTTGCTCGCCATGATTCAAACTCTTCTTTGTCGACTTCTGTTGAAGATGAGCGGTCTGATGATCGGAACGCTTCACAACCAGACCACAATGTTTCTTCCAATGGGAGTTTGAGACGCAGGATCACCTCATGGAAAAAGCGCAAGTTGTTGGGAAGTGGGTCGTGTGGAGCTGTCTATGAAGCAATGGCGGA CGATGGATTCTTTTTCGCTGTAAAGGAGGTTTCTTTGTTAGATCAAGGAAGCCAAGGCAGACAGAACCAATTGCAGCTTGAGCAG gaaatttctcttttaagtcAGTTTGAACATGAGAACATAGTTCGATATCTCGGCACAGACAAG GATGGTAAGAAGCTTTACGTTTTCCTTGAGTTCATGAGCAAAGGTTCACTTGCAACCCTTTATCACAAATGCAAGTTGAGAGATTCCCAAGTATCCGCATTCACTAGGCAAATTTTAAATGGTTTAAAGTATCTCCATGACCAGAAAGTGGTACACAG GGACATTAAATGTGCTAACATATTGGTTGATGCGAGTGGAACTGTGAAACTTGCAGACTTTGGACTGGCAAAG GCCACCGAAATGAATGCTGCTAAAACCTTCATAGGAAGTCCTTTTTGGATGGCACCTGAG ATCGTCAatccaaagaaaagaagctcTCAGTCGAACAGAAGCTATGGGTTGGAAGTTGATATTTGGAGCCTAGGGTGCACTGTTTTAGAGATGTTAACAAGCCAGCGTCCATATCCTAAATTAGATAAA GCGCAAGCATTGTACAAAATTGGCAAGGGTAAACATCCTCCTCTTCCCCGATCTTTATCAAGCGACGCTCGAGACTTCATCCTCACATGCTTGCAGAAAAACCCGAAGGATCGGCCTTCTGCAGTGCAGTTGCTAAACCATCCCTTTGTGAG GTAA
- the LOC120295553 gene encoding mitogen-activated protein kinase kinase kinase 9-like isoform X1, whose translation MATPPPATIFYSCSSHGVDRLDGDDSDCFLSFEDESKDENDVGNIPSASNLQRWHPVSSHGSFKQKITSWRKCRKLGKGSFGVVYEVNTEDGSYFAVKEVSLSDQGHQAQRRLLQLEQEIKLYRQFEHENIVQYIGTDKDKKKLYVFLELMSKGSLSTLYRKRPLTESQVSAYTKQILEGLKYLHVQKVIHRDLKCANILVDASGSVKLADFGLAKATEMSAAKSLEGTFHWMAPEVLNSGKNGSYELKADIWSLGCTVLEMLTCKPPYSDTELWEVLKKIRKGEPPQVPQFLSEDARDFIHRCLRRNPKKRPSAAELLDHPFVRDPPTSGFA comes from the exons ATGGCCACTCCTCCTCCTGCCACGATCTTCTACAGCTGTTCTTCGCATGGAGTGGATCGGTTGGATGGAGATGATTCCGACTGTTTTTTGTCATTTGAAGATGAGTCTAAGGATGAGAATGATGTAGGAAACATCCCGTCTGCCAGCAATTTACAACGATGGCACCCAGTTTCTTCCCACGGCAGtttcaaacaaaaaatcacCTCATGGAGAAAGTGCCGGAAGTTGGGAAAAGGGTCATTTGGAGTTGTCTATGAAGTCAACACTGA GGATGGATCCTATTTTGCTGTAAAGGAGGTTTCTTTGTCAGACCAAGGACACCAAGCCCAGCGGAGGTTATTGCAGCTTGAGCAG GAAATTAAGCTTTATAGACAGTTTGAACATGAAAACATAGTTCAATATATTGGCACAGACAAG GATAAGAAGAAGCTTTACGTATTCCTTGAGCTCATGTCCAAAGGTTCACTTTCAACTCTTTATCGCAAACGCCCCTTGACGGAATCCCAAGTCTCCGCCTACACTAAGCAAATTCTAGAGGGTTTAAAGTATCTTCATGTCCAGAAAGTGATACACAG GGATCTTAAATGTGCCAACATACTCGTTGATGCAAGTGGATCTGTGAAACTTGCAGACTTTGGATTGGCAAAG GCCACCGAAATGAGTGCTGCTAAATCTTTGGAAGGAACTTTTCACTGGATGGCACCTGAG GTCCTCAATAGTGGAAAGAATGGAAGCTATGAGTTGAAAGCTGATATTTGGAGCCTTGGGTGCACTGTTTTAGAGATGTTGACGTGCAAGCCTCCGTATTCTGACACTGAACTG TGGGAAGTATTGAAGAAAATTCGCAAGGGTGAACCTCCTCAAGTTCCCCAATTTTTATCAGAAGATGCTCGAGACTTCATCCACAGATGCTTGCGACGAAACCCGAAGAAACGCCCTTCTGCAGCAGAGTTGCTAGACCATCCTTTTGTGAGGGATCCACCTACTTCTGGTTTTGCTTGA
- the LOC120295553 gene encoding mitogen-activated protein kinase kinase kinase 9-like isoform X2: MATPPPATIFYSCSSHGVDRLDGDDSDCFLSFEDESKDENDVGNIPSASNLQRWHPVSSHGSFKQKITSWRKCRKLGKGSFGVVYEVNTEDGSYFAVKEVSLSDQGHQAQRRLLQLEQDKKKLYVFLELMSKGSLSTLYRKRPLTESQVSAYTKQILEGLKYLHVQKVIHRDLKCANILVDASGSVKLADFGLAKATEMSAAKSLEGTFHWMAPEVLNSGKNGSYELKADIWSLGCTVLEMLTCKPPYSDTELWEVLKKIRKGEPPQVPQFLSEDARDFIHRCLRRNPKKRPSAAELLDHPFVRDPPTSGFA, from the exons ATGGCCACTCCTCCTCCTGCCACGATCTTCTACAGCTGTTCTTCGCATGGAGTGGATCGGTTGGATGGAGATGATTCCGACTGTTTTTTGTCATTTGAAGATGAGTCTAAGGATGAGAATGATGTAGGAAACATCCCGTCTGCCAGCAATTTACAACGATGGCACCCAGTTTCTTCCCACGGCAGtttcaaacaaaaaatcacCTCATGGAGAAAGTGCCGGAAGTTGGGAAAAGGGTCATTTGGAGTTGTCTATGAAGTCAACACTGA GGATGGATCCTATTTTGCTGTAAAGGAGGTTTCTTTGTCAGACCAAGGACACCAAGCCCAGCGGAGGTTATTGCAGCTTGAGCAG GATAAGAAGAAGCTTTACGTATTCCTTGAGCTCATGTCCAAAGGTTCACTTTCAACTCTTTATCGCAAACGCCCCTTGACGGAATCCCAAGTCTCCGCCTACACTAAGCAAATTCTAGAGGGTTTAAAGTATCTTCATGTCCAGAAAGTGATACACAG GGATCTTAAATGTGCCAACATACTCGTTGATGCAAGTGGATCTGTGAAACTTGCAGACTTTGGATTGGCAAAG GCCACCGAAATGAGTGCTGCTAAATCTTTGGAAGGAACTTTTCACTGGATGGCACCTGAG GTCCTCAATAGTGGAAAGAATGGAAGCTATGAGTTGAAAGCTGATATTTGGAGCCTTGGGTGCACTGTTTTAGAGATGTTGACGTGCAAGCCTCCGTATTCTGACACTGAACTG TGGGAAGTATTGAAGAAAATTCGCAAGGGTGAACCTCCTCAAGTTCCCCAATTTTTATCAGAAGATGCTCGAGACTTCATCCACAGATGCTTGCGACGAAACCCGAAGAAACGCCCTTCTGCAGCAGAGTTGCTAGACCATCCTTTTGTGAGGGATCCACCTACTTCTGGTTTTGCTTGA